AACATGCGGCTGGACCCGAACGAGTACCTCATCAAGATTGCCGATCTGGCGGTCGCCCAAGATCGCGTCGAACCGGGGCAGCTTTTGGCGATTGACTCGGGCGTCACCACAGGGCAGGTTGACGGTATCCCCACCAAAGAGCCCGCTTTTGGCGCCGACGCGAAGTGGATTCACCCCTCGCTGCAAGACGAAGCGGAAATGCACGGTCACACGGTGGTTGAGCCGAGCGCGGTGATCGCCACGCACCTCACCGAAGTTTGCCGTAAGTATGCCGACGAGATTCTCACACGTGACGCCACCAAGCATCTGGTTGATGAGCTCAAACAAACGCAGCCGGCAGTCGTTGAGGAATTAATCCCCAACGTCATGTCACTTGCTGAAGTGCAGAGCGTCTTGCATTCGCTGCTGAAGGAACAAGTCTCCGTCCGTCAACTCGGCATCATCCTAGAGACTCTCGGTGACTGGGCTCCACGCACGAAGGACCCCGTGCTGCTGAACGAATACGTCCGCCATCGTCTGGCCCGCCAGATTTGCACGCGTTACCGCGATGCCGATGGTCAGCTACACGTGATCGCCATCGACCCAGCGATGGAAGATCGCATCCGCGCCGGGTTCGAGCACAACGACCGCGGGCTGTTCATCCGGATGTCACCTCAAGCCGTCGAGGCCACCTGCACGGCAATCAACACGCAACTCAACAAACTCACTGAGTTAGGCCACACGCAGATCATCTTGGTTAGCCCGCAAATCCGAGCGGCGATGAAGCGGATCGTCGAAAACCACTTACCGCAGCTTGTCGTGCTGAGCTTTAACGAAGTCACCAGGGACACCAAAATTGTCACGCTCGGATTAGCAAGCGATACGTAAGAAACACGATATGGAAATCAAAACCTTCAAAGCAAAAACAATGCAGCAGGCGCTCGATCTCGTGCGTACTGAACTGGGCCCCGAGGCCAAGGTGCTGCATACGCGGGAACTGAACGCAGGACTCGTGAAGCGAATGCTACTGGGTCGGCAGTATGAGATTGCTGCCAGTCCAGCAGTACGAGCTAATATTCAAACAGAAGTGGTAGGAGTGAGAACTGGGGGCTCGCAGGGCTCGTCCCCAGCCATCCAGTTGGGAGAGTTACCTTCTGAAACTCCTGTGGAAGAATTCACTGCCGACTACCGTGAGATTTATCGCGAAAACCTCCGACAGGCAGACCAACGCGTCGCGGAATTACAGGCAACCATTGATCGACTTGAAGCAGAACGCGACGCGGCGACCACCGAGCACGTGGCCCAAGCGGAGTTGCCAGCTCAGTTGTTCGAAGTCTATTCGCAGCTCGTTGAAGCCGATCTTGATCCGGCCGTTGCCCGTAATTTGATCGAACAGGTTCGTGATGACCGAAGTGTTGATTTGCGATCGACGCTCGCCGTACGGGCACGAATCGCACGTACGATCGAAGAAGAACTCACGGTCACCGGGCCGATCGCACCAGGGAACTCTCGTCCCAAGATCGTCGCTTTGGTAGGGCCAACCGGAGTCGGCAAGACGACGACGATCGCCAAACTTGCCGCAGAGTACCGCTTGAAGAGAAACCTTCGCGTCGGCCTGATCACGGTAGACACTTACCGGATTGCTGCCGTCGACCAGTTGAGTACCTACGCGGAGATCATCGACCTGCCCATGGAGATCGTCTCCACTCCGCTTGAAATGAGAGCCGCAGTTGAGAATTTGGTGGACTGCGATCTGATTCTTCTCGACACCGCTGGGCGTTCGCCGCGCGACGAAACGAAAATCCCCGAGCTACAAACCGTTCTCACGGAAGCCAGCCCCGACGAAGTGCAACTAGTGCTCAGCGCTGTGAGTAGTGGTCCCAGCCTCATCGCCACGGTCGAGCGTTTTGCCCCGGTGGGGATCACTTCGCTAACGATAACCAAGCTCGACGAGGCTCACACTCTGGGTAACGTTCACACGCTAGCGCAAGCTTCGGGACTGCCGCTGAGTTACGTCACCAATGGACAAAACGTTCCCGATGACATTCGCGTTGCCGAACCGCGTGAACTCGCGATGGCAATTCTAGGTATGCATGCGGAGTTTGCTGCGTAAAGCTTTTCTCGGGCGTTCCGTGCGAGACGTAGCTCGCGGGCTAGCTCAGCAGTGGTGCCTAAATCTTACTTCATAGATCTTGCTTCTTCCTTTATTAAATGCCTGACCAAGCGACACAACTTCGCCGACTGATTCGCGATGTGAAAGCGAATGCCTCGCCTCGTGTAGCGCTGCCTCCGCTCGTCGCTGTGGCGTCGGCTCAGGAGAAAGTCGATACCGCGGAAATCGCTTTTGAGTTAGCGGCTGCCCTTGCTGCGATGCACCGTCGCGTTCTGCTGGTTGGTGCAGATGCCTCCTACTGCCGCCCGAATGTCAACGCATTCCTTTCCATTGCTGCGGTCAGCGAGACAAAAAATCTTCTTCAATTGCATGAAGCGGGGCATCTGCCTGTAAGTGAAAACACGGAGATGATACTCGTCGACGCAGAAGACTTAGCGGAGGCTCATTGGATCAGGCACGCCCGTCAAATCGTGATAGCCATACCGCCGTCCTCCAGAGCGGTTGTCGAAAGCTATACCTGCGTGAAGAAGCTCTCCAACGC
The Lacipirellulaceae bacterium genome window above contains:
- the flhF gene encoding flagellar biosynthesis protein FlhF; the protein is MEIKTFKAKTMQQALDLVRTELGPEAKVLHTRELNAGLVKRMLLGRQYEIAASPAVRANIQTEVVGVRTGGSQGSSPAIQLGELPSETPVEEFTADYREIYRENLRQADQRVAELQATIDRLEAERDAATTEHVAQAELPAQLFEVYSQLVEADLDPAVARNLIEQVRDDRSVDLRSTLAVRARIARTIEEELTVTGPIAPGNSRPKIVALVGPTGVGKTTTIAKLAAEYRLKRNLRVGLITVDTYRIAAVDQLSTYAEIIDLPMEIVSTPLEMRAAVENLVDCDLILLDTAGRSPRDETKIPELQTVLTEASPDEVQLVLSAVSSGPSLIATVERFAPVGITSLTITKLDEAHTLGNVHTLAQASGLPLSYVTNGQNVPDDIRVAEPRELAMAILGMHAEFAA